A window of Lagenorhynchus albirostris chromosome 11, mLagAlb1.1, whole genome shotgun sequence contains these coding sequences:
- the CALCOCO1 gene encoding calcium-binding and coiled-coil domain-containing protein 1 isoform X3 produces MDELVTLEETDGGSDILLVVPKATVLQNQLDESQQERNDLMQLKLQLEGQVTELRSRVQELETALASARQEHVALEEQYKGLSRSHGELTEERDILSRQQGDHVARILELEDDIQTISEKVLTKEVELDRVRDTVKALTREQEKLLGQLKEVQADKEQSEAELQVAQQENCRLNLELQEARGRQEEQSAQAQRLKDKMAQMKDTLGQAQQRVAELEPLKEQLRGAQELAASSQQKAALLGEELASAAGARDRTIAELHRSRLEVAGVNGRLAELSLHLKEEKSQWSKERAGLLQSVEAEKDKILKLSAEILRLEKAVQEEKTQNQVFKTELAQEKDSSLVQLSESRRELVELRSALRVLQKEKEQLQEEKQELLEYMRKLEARLEKVADEKWNEDPATEDEEAAAGLRCPVALTDSEDESPEDMRLPPYGLCERGDLGSSPATGPREASPLVVISQPAPIAPHLSGPAEDSSSDSEAEDEKSVLMAAVQSGGEEANLLLPELGNAFYDMASGFAAGPLSEASTGGPTTPPWKECPICKERFPAESDKDALEDHVDGHFFFSTQDPFTFE; encoded by the exons ATGGATGAACTGGTGACCCTGGAGGAGACTGACGGCGGCTCTGACATCCTGCTGGTTGTTCCCAAGGCAACTGTGCTGCAG aaccagctggatgagagccaGCAAGAGAGGAATGACCTGATGCAGCTGAAGCTGCAGCTGGAGGGGCAGGTGACAGAGCTGAGGAGCCGAGTACAGGAGCTCGAGACGGCTCTGGCGTCCGCCAGGCAGGAGCACGTGGCACTGGAGGAGCAGTACAAG GGGCTTTCCCGGTCCCACGGGGAGCTCACGGAAGAGAGGGACATCCTGAGCCGGCAACAGGGAGACCACGTGGCCCGCATCCTGGAGCTGGAAGATGACATCCAGACTATCAGTGAGAAGGTGCTGACGAAAGAGGTGGAGCTGGACAG GGTTAGAGACACGGTGAAGGCCCTGACTCGGGAACAAGAGAAGCTCCTTGGGCAGCTGAAGGAAGTGCAGGCAGACAAGGAGCAAAGCGAG GCTGAGCTCCAGGTGGCACAGCAGGAGAACTGTCGCTTGAATTTGGAGCTGCAGGAGGCCAGGGGCCGGCAGGAGGAGCAGAGTGCTCAGGCCCAGCGACTGAAGGACAAGATGGCCCAGATGAAGGACACCCTCGGCCAGGCCCAGCAGCGGGTG GCTGAGCTGGAGCCCCTGAAGGAGCAGCTTCGAGGGGCCCAGGAGCTTGCAGCCTCGAGCCAGCAGAAAGCCGCCCTTCTTGGGGAGGAGCTGGCCAGCGCAGCGGGAGCCAGAGACCGCACCATAGCCGAGCTGCACCGCAGCCGCCTGGAAGTGGCTGGAGTCAACGGCAGGCTGGCTGAGCTCAGTCTGCacttgaaggaggaaaaaagccAGTGGAGCAAGGAGCGGGCGGGGCTGCTGCAGAGCGTGGAG GCCGAGAAGGACAAGATCCTAAAGCTGAGTGCAGAGATACTTCGACTGGAAAAGGCAGTACAGGAGGAGAAGACCCAGAACCAAGTGTTCAAGACTGAACTGGCCCAGGAAAAGGACTCTAGCCTG GTGCAGTTGTCAGAGAGTAGGCGGGAGCTGGTGGAGCTGCGGTCAGCCCTGCGCGTGCTCCAGAAGGAAAAGGAGCAGCTCCAGGAGGAGAAGCAG gaaCTGCTAGAGTACATGAGAAAGCTGGAGGCCCGCCTGGAGAAGGTGGCAGACGAGAAGTGGAATGAGGACCCTGCCACAGAGGacgaggaggccgctgcggggcTGC GCTGCCCAGTGGCTCTGACAGACTCAGAGGATGAGTCTCCAGAAGACATGAGGCTCCCGCCCTACGGTCTGTGTGAGCGTGGAGACCTGGGCTCCTCCCCTGCCACAGGGCCACGAGAGGCTTCTCCCCTAGTCGTCATCAGCCAGCCGgctcccatcgctccccaccTCTCAGGACCAGCTGAGGACAGTAGCTCTGACTCT GAGGCTGAAGATGAGAAGTCAGTCCTGATGGCAGCTGTGCAGAGTGGTGGTGAGGAGGCCAACCTGCTACTTCCGGAACTGGGCAATGCCTTCTATGACATGGCCAG TGGCTTTGCGGCGGGTCCCTTGTCAGAGGCCAGCACTGGGGGCCCTACCACCCCCCCATGGAAGGAGTGTCCTATTTGTAAGGAACGCTTCCCAGCCGAGAGTGATAAGGATGCCCTGGAGGACCACGTGGATGGACACTTCTTTTTCAGCACCCAGGACCCCTTCACCTTTGAATGA
- the LOC132529955 gene encoding nucleolar protein 56-like — MKEAIVRAEEAAAEITRKPEKQEKKRLKKEKKRLAAIALASSENSSRTPEECEETSARPKKKQKQKPQEAPQENGMEGPSVSSKPKKKKSFPKEELVSSDLEETAGSGSLTKRKKSFPKEEPDSDPEESGNKRVPKKKRKFSSKEEPLSSGPEEAAASKSNSSKKKENLRKLSQENENGHFPSRA, encoded by the coding sequence ATGAAGGAGGCAATCGTTCGGGCAGAGGAAGCAGCTGCTGAGATTACTAGGAAGCCGGAGAAACAGGAGAAGAAACgcttgaagaaggaaaagaaaaggctggCTGCGATTGCCCTGGCGTCTTCAGAAAACAGCAGTAGGACCCCGGAGGAATGTGAGGAGACAAGTGCAAGACccaaaaagaagcaaaagcaaaagcccCAGGAGGCTCctcaggagaatggaatggaaggCCCATCCGTCTCCTCCAAAcccaaaaagaagaaatcttttcCCAAGGAGGAGCTGGTTAGTAGTGATCTTGAAGAGACAGCTGGCAGTGGAAGTCTTACCAAAAGGAAGAAATCTTTCCCCAAAGAGGAACCAGATAGTGACCCTGAAGAGTCAGGAAACAAGAGGGTccccaagaaaaagaggaaattctcTTCCAAGGAGGAGCCTCTCAGCAGTGGACCTGAAGAGGCTGCTGCCAGCAAGAGCAACAGctccaagaaaaaggaaaacctcCGAAAGCTATCGCAGGAAAATGAGAATGGACATTTCCCTAGTAGGGCATAA